The sequence TCAATTCCGGCTCGATCCTGCGCGGCCCGCAGAATGCGCTGACGCCGAACTGGCCGCACATGCCCATCGGCTACAACGGCCGGGTGTCCACCGTCGTCGTCTCGGGCACGCCGGTGCGCCGGCCGCTTGGCCAGGTGCGGAGCGAGGGCGCCGAGATGCCCGAGCTGACCGCCTGCCGCCGGCTGGACATTGAGGTCGAGTTCGGTGCCGTCGTGGCCCTGCCGACGCAGATGGGCGAGACCCTGTCGGTCGCCGAGGCGTGGGAGCACCTGTTCGGCTTCGTGCTGCTCAACGACTGGTCGGCGCGCGACATCCAGCGCTGGGAGGGCCAGCCGCTCGGACCGTTCCAGTCCAAGGCCTTCGCCACCTCGATCAGCCCCTGGGTCGTGACCCGTACGGCGCTCGAGCCGTTCCGCTGCGGCCCGCCTGAGCGCGACACCCCGCTGCTGCCTTATCTGCAGGAGCCGGAGGACTATTTCTTCGACCTGACGCTGGAGGCGCATCTGACGCCCGAGGGCGGCGCGCCGAGCCGCATCGTGCGCACCAACACCAGGCATCTCTACTACTGCGCACCGCAACTGCTGACCCATCACGCCCTGTGCGGCTGCCGGATGCAGACCGGCGACCTGCTCGGATCCGGCACCATCTCCGGGCCGGAGCGCGAGGCTTTCGGCTGTCTGATGGAACAGACCTGGGGCGGCCGCGACCCGGTGGAGCTGTCCGCCGGCGGCTCGCGTGTCTTCCTGGAGGACGGCGACAGCGTGACGCTGACCGGCTGGGGCGAGGTGAACGGCCAGCGGATCGGATTCGGACGGTGCGAGGGAACGATCCTGCCCGCGCCGCAAAAGGTCGGGAGGACCGGACAATGAAACTGTGTCGTTTTGGAGAAAACCGCCTGGGCGTGGTGCGTGGAGAGGGCGTTCACGACGTCTCCGCCGTGCTGGAGGACCTGCCGTCCCACACCTATCCGCTGCCCGATCATGACCCGCTGATCGCCGCGCTGGACGGGCTGCGCCCGAAGATGGAGGCGCTTGCCGACGAGACGCCGGCCGTGCCGCTCGCCAGTGTGCGCCTGCTGCCGCCGGTTGCCTCGCCGCGCAAGATCATCGGCGCGCCGGTGAACTACCGCCTGCATCTCGACGAAGCGCTGGAAGACCCGAACATCCATCACGGCACCAACATCATGCCGATCGACAAGGCGGGCCTCTTCCTCAAGGCGACGAGCTCGCTGATTGGGGCGAGCGAGCCGGTGACGATCCGGTTTCCGGAGGTCCGCAACGACCACGAGGTCGAACTGGTCGCGGTAATCGGCCGCAAGGCCGACCGGGTGTCGCGGGAGACCGCGCTGGACCATGTCGCCGGCTATGCGATCGGGCTCGACATGACCGTGCGCGGCACGCAGGAGCGCAGCATGCGCAAGTCCTGCGACAGCTACTCGGTGCTCGGCCCCTGGATGGTGACGGCGGACGAGATCCCCGACCCGTCCGATCTGGAGCTGGAACTGGCCGTGAACGGTGTGACGCGGCAGAAGGCCCGCACCGCCGATCTCATCCGCGACCTGGCAACGCTGATCGAGCGCGCCTCGTCCTTCTACACCCTGATGCCGGGCGACCTGCTGTTCACCGGCACGCCCGAGGGCGTCAGCGAGGTGAAGGCCGGCGACGAGATGCGCGCCAAGATCAGCAGCATCGGAACCATGACGGTCGCGGTCCGCTGACCGCGACGAGGAGGGAAGGAAAGACCATGGATTACATCTTTGAGCCGACACCGGTCAGCAGCCTGCCGGTCGCCGGTGAGACTGGGCGGTTTCCGGTACGCCGGATCTTCTGTGTCGGCCGCAACTACGCCGACCACATTCGCGAGATGGGCTTTCAGCCGGAGCGCGAGCCGCCGTTTTTCTTTACCAAGCCGGCCGACGCGCTGGTGCAGGACGGCGAGACGGTCGCTTATCCGCCGCTGACCGAGAACTTCCACCACGAGGCCGAACTGGTGATCGCCGTCGGCAAGGAAGGCGCGGACATTCCGGTCGAAAAGGCGCTGGAGCATGTCTACGGCTATGCGACCGGCAACGACCTGACGCGCCGCGACATCCAGATCGCGCTGCGCGACCGCGGCCGCCCGTGGGACTGGAGCAAGGCGTTCGATCGTTCCGCCGTCTGCGGCGAGATCACTCCGATGCCGGGCAAGGCGCTGCCGGACGAGACCCGCGTGCTGCTCACGGTCAACGGCGAGACCCGCCAGGATGCAACGCTCGACCTGCTGATCTGGTCGGTGCCGGAGATCATCGCCGCACTGTCTTCGTCCGTGACCATCCGCCCCGGCGATCTCGTCTACACCGGCACGCCGGCCGGCGTCGGCGCGATGGTGCCGGGCGATGTCTGCCGTGTCGAGATTTCCGGCCTTGCGCCGGTGACGACGACAATCGGACCGCGCGGCTGAACGCAGCCACAGTCTACCCCAACGCATTGCGGCCTGCTCCGGCAACCGGGGCAGGCCGCAGTCGTTTCAGGGGTTTGTCGATGAGCTCAAGGCTCCAGCCCTGCCGCCGTGTGGCCGACGATATAGCCGAAGGTGAGGGCGGGGCCGAGCGTGATGCCGGCGCCCGGATAGCTGCCGGCCATGATCGAGTTCATGTCATTGCCGCAGGTATAGAGGCCGGGGATCGGCGTGCCGTCGGTGGCGAGGACCTCGCCGCGCCCGTTGGCCGAGAGGCCGATGCTGGTGCCGATGTCGCCTGGGAAGATCTCGATGGCATAGAGCGGCGCCTGGTCGAGCGGCCGCAGGCAGGGATTGGGAGCGTTTTCCGCATCGCCCAGATACGTCTGGTAGGCGGTCGATCCCTTGCCGAACGCACGGTCGGTGCCTTCCGCCGCATCCGTGTTGAAGCCGGCGATGGTCTGCGCCAGCGCAGCTTCCGGCACGTTCATGGCGCGGGCAAGTTCCGCCGCAGTGCGGCCGCGCTTCAGGTAGCCCGAGCGCAGGTGCTGGCCGAAGGGCGCGGGGAACGGGCGCACCGCACCCATGCCGTAGCGCCGCAGCGCCTGATGATCGCAGACCAGCCAGGCCGAGGTATTGCCGCTCGACAGCATCGCCTGGACGAAGTCGTGATAGGACGTCGCCTCGTTGGCGAACCGCTTGCCGTCGGGCCCCACCGCGATGACACCGGGCTTTGCCCGGTCGAGAAAGAGGTGAGGGAAGGGGCGGGGGCCGCCCTTGCCCGGCAGCAGCGAGACCGGCGTCCAGAACGCGGCGTTGCTGTTGCCTTCGGTGATCGCTGCGCCGACCTTCGTTGCGAGGTCCAGCGTGTCGCCGGTGCTATCGGCCGGCGACATGGAATAGTGCGGGGCGCCGGCTGCGACATGCGGCATCACCTGCTTGCGCCGGGCCGCGTTCTGCGGAAACCCGCCCGCCGCCAGCACCACGCCGCGCCGCGCGGTGAGCGTGCGTGTCGCGCCGTCATGGATGACGTCCACGCCGTCGACCCGGCCGTCGGTGCGGCGGATGCCGGCAAGCGGCGTTTCCAGGAAGATCGGGATGTCGAGCGCCAGCACGCTTTCGGCCAGCCGGCCGGCGACGGCCTGCCCGAGCACCAGGCGGGTGCCGCGCGGATGGGTCAGCCGGTCGCGAATATGCCGGGCCATCAGCCGCGCCGCATGCATCGCGGAAGGCAGCGAGCGCGTCATCTTCATGAAATGGCCGATGTCGAAGCGGTTCAGCAGCAGCCCGCCGAAGATGGTGAAATCGGCGATTGGCGGGCGCAGCTTCGCGAACCAGCGGCCGAGCCGGCGGCCGTCATAGTCCTTGGCGTCCAGCACGCGGCCGCCGAGCGCGGCGCCCGGCGTGTCCGGATGATAGTCGGGCGAGTAGGCCCGGTAGTCGAACTGAAGCGCGGTGTGCTTCTCGAAGAAGTCGACCATGCGCGGGCCGTTGTCGAGAAAGGCGTGTACGACATCGGCGTTGAGCCGGTTGCCGGTCTCGGCCTCGATGTAGCGGAAGGCCTCCTGCCTGTCGTCGCTCATGCCGCCGGCGCGCATCTTCGGATTGTCGGGGATCCAGATCGCCCCGCCGGAAACCGCCGTCGAGCCGCCGAAATGGGCCGATTTCTCGATGATCGCAACCTCGAGCCCGGCAAGCCGTGCGGCGATGGCGGCCGCCATGCCGGCTGCCCCCGAGCCGACGACGATCAGGTCGTACGCATCCTTCAGGACCGGATCGTTCCGTGTCATGCGACATCTCCCGGGCGGGGGTAGCGGCCGACGGCCCAGCCGCCGTCGACGCGAAGCGTCGCGCCGGTGATGAAGGCGGCCTCGTCGCTGGCGAGGAAGGCGACGGCGTCTGCCACCTCGCCCGGCGTTCCGACCCGGCGCAGCGGCGCCTGCTCGATGAAGACATGCTTGCGCCAGGTCTCCGTGCGGATCCGCTCGGCGGTCAGCGGCGTTTCGATGAGGCCGGGAGCGACCGCGTTGACGCGGATGTTCTCAGGCCCGAAGTCGGTCGCCATCTGGCGGGTCATGCCGTCGACGGCGGCCTTGCTGGTGCTGTAGCCGGCGCTGCCGGTCGCTCCGACGATGGCGTAGATCGAGGCGATGTTGACGATGGCACCGCCGCCGGTGCGGCGCATCTCGCCGACTGCGAACTTGCTGAGCATGAAAACCGGCAGCACGTTGATCTCGAAATAGCGCCGCACATCCTCGGCGCTGGTCTCGTCGGCGCGGCCGCCCCCGCCCACTCCGGCATTGTTGACCAGAATGGCGAGCGGGCGCCCGGCAAGGGCATTGGAAAGAGTGTCGGGCAGCGCCGGGTCGGTGACGTCAGCCGTCACCGTCTCGATGCCTTCCGGCAGTCGGGACAGCCCGTCCGCGTCGCGGTCGACGGCGATGACGGTCGCTCCTTGCGCGGCAAGGCGTTCGGCGATGGCGAAGCCGATGCCGGAGGCTGCGCCCGTGACGATGGCCAGACGGCCAGAGAAACGATTGGTGTCCATGATCCCGTCCTCGGGTCGGGGGATGGTCAGAAGCTGGTGGTGCCGCCGAGCGAGCGGCCACCGTCGACAAGCAGCACCTGACCCGTGATGAAGCCGGCTTGCGGCGAGCCGAGAAAGGCGACGGCATGGGCGATATCGTCCGGCGCGCCGAGCTGGCCCATGGGCTGCTGCGCCCGCAGGCCGTCCAGATCGGTATCCGAGCGCGCCTTCAGCATGTCGGTCTCGATGACGCCGGGGGCGACCGCGTTGACGCGGATCTTGCGTTCGGAAAGGTCGAGCGCCATGGCGCGGGTCAGGCCTGCGACGGCCGCCTTGGAGGCGACGTAATGGGCGTAGTGGCGCGCGCCCAGCATCGCCCGCGAGGCGATGTTGACGATGGCGCCGCCCGGCTGCATGCGCGCGGCGATCTTCTGCGACAGGTCGAACAGGGCGACGAGGTTGACCTCGTACATCCGCCGGAAATCATCGGGCGCCAGCTCGAAGAAGCCCTTCACGTTGAAGATGCCAGCATTGTTGACGAGCAGGCGCACGTCGCCGGCCTCCTCGGCGAGGCGGGCGACGGCAGCCGCATCCGTGACGTCCAGTGCATGGGCGCGGGCGCTGCCGCCGCTTGCGCGGATGGCGGAGGCGACGGCTTCCGCGTTGTCCGCGGCAAGATCGGCGACGATGACCTGATGGCCGTTCTCGGCAAGGACACGGGAAATGGCCGCGCCAATTCCCGCGCCGCCGCCGGTCACGATGGCGATGGGGTTCTGTGTCATTGGCAATGATCCGTCAGGTCGAAAGGGGAGGCAAAAGAGCGGCGGGCACCGTGGGGAGAGGTCCGGCACCCGCCGCAGGAGCGTCAGTTCAGGCCGAAGCTGTTCTCGTCGATCTTCGAGTACAGGTTCTCCTGGAGGATCTTGGCCAGCGCGTCGGCGTCGGTGCGGTCGACCCCTTCAAGCAGCCCCTTCCACTTCGTCTGAAGTGCCTGGAACTCCTCGATGAGGTCGGTCGGATCCTCGACCTTGCGGTCGTCCATAGACTTCTTCGGCAGGCCTGCGACGAAGTTGGTCTGGAACTCCTTCAGCTTGGCGCTGAGGTCCTCGGACGGCTCGATGATCTCGAGGCCGCGCTCCTTGGAGCCTTCCATCGCCGCGGCGACGCCGACGTGATAGGCGACCTGCGCACGAGCATTGCCGATGGCCATGTTGTCGAGCAGCACGCGTCGCTGTTCGGGGGCAAGCCCCTTCCAGAAGCCCGGGTTGATCACGTAGTTGGCGCCCAGCACCACGCCCATCGGCAGGGTCGTCACGGACTTGGCGACTTCCCAGAACTTGTTGCCCTTGTCGAGGTTGGTCGGGTCCGACATGGTGCAGTCGATGGAGCCGCGGCTGAGGCCGGAATAGACGTCGCCGATCGGCACGGAGACCGGAACGCCGCCGAGATTTTCGACCCAGGAAGTCTGGGCGCCGCCGGCGGTGCGGATCTTCAGGCCCTTGGCATCGGCGGCCGCGCGGATCGGCTTCACGCAGATGAAGTTGTAGACCGGGGTCGAGTAGCCGCCGGCGAAGATGCCGCCGTTCTTCTTCCACTCGCCGACGATGCGCGCGTTGGTCATGCCCATTTCGGTATAGGCGAAGGCCGAGGCGATATCGTCATCGGAAACGAAGACGAGGTCGTTGAGCACGTTGTTGAGCGGCAGCTCCGAGGGGGTGTAGCCCGGATAGACGATGCCGAGCTGGGCGACGCCGTCGCGGATCGCCTGCATGGTCGACTTGGCCGGCACCAGCGCGCCGCTGGAATAGACCTCGAAGGTGATGGCGCTATCGGTCGCGGCCGCCACGTCCTTGGAGAACTTCTGGTAGGTCTCCTCGTTGAGGATGTGGACCGGAGCCATCCAGTTGGTGGCCTGGTACACGTCCGCATAGGCGGCCGAGCCCATCAGGCCGGCAGTCAGGGTCGCAAGGGCGAGCAGTTTCTTCATGTCTTCCTCCCATGTTCCGGCGCTTCTTGTCGGGCGCCGATCGGATCAGGCGAACGAGGTGTTTGGGGGTCAGTTCGCCATGATTGCGGGCAGCCACAGGCTGATGGCCGGGAAGGCGATCAGCAGGGCCAGCGTGATGAAGTCGGCCAGGATGAACCAGCTGACGCCGGCAAAGATCTGGCCGAGGGGTATGGTGCTGCCGAGACTGGATCTGATGACGTAAACGTTCATCCCGACCGGCGGCGTGACGAGGCCGATCTCCAGCAGCTTGACGGTCAGGATGCCGAACCAGATCAGGTCGACGCCGAGCAGGGCCAGCATCGGCGCCAGCACCGGCAGGGTCAGCAGCATGATCGAGATGCTTTCCAGGAAGCAGCCGAGCACCAGATAGAGCGCGCCGATCATCAGGATCACGGTCAGGGCGCTGTAGCCGTCGAAGAAGTTGGTGACCCAGACCGGCACCGTGGACAGGGCGATGAAGCGGGCGAACAGCGCTGCGCCGACGACGATGATGAAGATCGCCGCGGTGCCGAGCGCCGTGTCGATCAGCGCGCAGCGCATCACCCGCATGTCGAGCTGGCGCCGGGTGATGGCGATGATGCAGGCCAAGAACGCGCCGATGGCGCCTGCCTCGGTGGCTGTGAAGATGCCGGTGAAGATGCCGCCGAGCACGCCGGCGATCAGCACGGGCAGCGGCCACACGTCCTTGATCAGCTCGATCTTCTCGGCCCAGCTGTAGACGGCATCGCTCTTGGGCGCGAGCTGGGGATTGAGCATGGTGCGCAGCGAGATCATGCCGACGAACATCACGGCCGACAGCAGGCCGGGAATGAGACCGGCGATGAACAGCTCGCTGATCGACACGTCCATCATCAGGCCGAAGACGATCAGCAGGACGCTCGGCGGGATCAGCGAGCCGAGCGTGCCGGCCGCCGCGACCGAACCGGCCGCAAGCGAGGGGGCATAGCCGGCCTTCAGCATTTCCGGGATGGCGATGCGCGAGAAGGCGGCGGCCGTCGCGACGCTCGACCCGCTGGCGGAGGCGAACAGCGCGCTGGAGGCGACCGTCGCCGAGGCGAGCCCGCCGGGCACCCGGTTGAGGAACACGCGGGCCGCGGCGAACAGGCCCTTGGTCAGGCCGGCGCCGGAGGCGATGTAGCCCATCAGCAGGAACATGGGCACGGCGGACAGGTTCCAGTCGCCGACGAGCTCGTAAGGCACGGCCTTGACGATGCCGATCGCCGGCATGGTGCCGAGCATGGCGAAGATGCCGCCGACCGCGACCGCACCCATGGCAACGCCGATGGGAACGCGCAGGCCGATGAGGACGAGCGTCAGGACGATGCCGACGAAACCGATTTCAAGACGGTCCATGATCGGGGCCTCAGACTGGATCAGCGTGCTGGGGCTGGTCGTCCGCCGGCAGGACATCGCGGCCGGACAGGATCAGCACGAGGCGGGTGAACTGGGCGAGGCAGGCAAGGCCGAGGCCGAGCGGCAGCAGGAACTTGGTCGGCCAGACGACGACCTTCCATGCGCCTTCGACGATCTCGCCGATTTCCCAGGCATAGATGGCCGGCTGCCAGGAGAGCCAGGCGATCAGCCCGTAGACGGCGAGCGACAGCAGCGTGCCGAGCAGCAGCATGGCACGCCGGGTGGCCGGGCCGGCCATGTCGAAGAACAGCTCCACCACGATCGGGCCGTTCTTCACCTCGAGCCAGGCGAGCGGCAGGAACACGACCGAAATCATGTAGTAGCTGGCCACCACCTCGGCGGTGCCCGGGATCGGGGCGTTGAGGAAGTACTTGCCGGCGACGTCCGCCGTCACGTGCAGCATCATCGCCAGCAGGGCGAGAGCTGCGAGCCCGGCAAGCAGGGCGGCGATCTGGTTGAGGGCACGCTCCAGCATGATCATTGCATCCGGTAGCCGCCGTTGATGTCCAGCGTGGCGCCGGTCACATAGGCACCATCCGGACCGGCGAGATAGGAAACGGCTCCGGCGACATCCTCCGGCGTGCCGATCCGGCCCATCGGGATGTTGCGGGAAATCTCCGCGTCCTGGGACGGGTCGAGCGACAGGCGCAGCATCGGCGCGTCGATCAGCCCGGGGGCGACCGCGTTGACGGTGACGCCGAGGGGCGCAGCCTCGCGGGCACCGGCCTTGATGAGGCCGAGGATCGCGCTCTTGCTGGCGATATAGGCCGAGCTGGAGCGGTAGCCGCCGAGCTGGGCCGCGACGGAGGAGAAGCCGACGAAGCGGGCGTGATCCAACGGGGCGCGGGTGCGGTGGCGCAGATACTCGCGCAGCAGCAGGAACGTGCCTGTGCTGTTGATCGTCTGCGTCTTGTCCCACTCCTCGAAACTGGTCTCGGTGAGAGGACGGCGCTGGCCGTTCTCGTCGAGGATCAGGATGCCTGCGGCGGCCACGAGCACGTTGACCGGGGCGATGTCCGTCTCGACCTCGCGAAGGCAGTCGATCACCGCCTCTTCGCTGCTGACGTCGAGCGCAAGTCCGACATGACCGGTGCCCGGCAGCGAGGCGGCAACCTCGCGCCCCCGCTCGGCGTCCATGTCGGTGGCAATGATGGAAAAACCGTCCGCGGCAAGCCGCTGAGCGACGGCGCGGCCTATACCGCCTGCCGCGCCGGTGACGAACGCTGTGAGCGCCATCCGTATCCTCCCTTATTTGATCGGAAGGATTGGATACATTCTAACGTCTGTCAATGGCATTTCTGCGGTATTGTGATTGTTTTGGATAAATTCCTGAGCAAGCCAGCTTGTCAGCCCGCCAGAAACAGGTCATTTTGGATCCATGACATCGCTCGATCAGGTTTCGGCAAACACAGCCGACGTCACCAGCGCAGATGCTGCGGCAACCGCCATCCGCGAGATGATCCTGGAAGGCAGGTTTGCTCCCGGCGAACGGCTGCATCAGGACCAGCTTGCGGAAATTCTTGGCGTTTCGCGCACGCCCTTGCGCACCGCGCTGGCCCGGCTGGCCCAGGACGGGCTGATCGACTACGAACCCAATCGGGGCTATCGGATTCGCCGCTTCCTGGTCACCGACATCCGCCAGGCCTTCACCGTCCGGGCGAACCTGGAAGGGCTGGCGTGCCGGCTGGCGGCGGAGGCGGGATTGAGCCAGGGGCAGCTGGCCCGCATGGAGGCGCTGGTCGACGAGGGCGATGCGATCCTGTCCGTCGGGCGTCTCGACCCGGATCAGCTGCCGGCCTATCGGCGCATGAACGTGGAGTTTCACGAGACCATCATCGGTGCGGCCGGAAACCGATGGATCGGCCGCTTCGTGCACCAGTCGCACAACGTGCCGCTCGTCTCCGACCGCGTGATCCTGTGGGATGATTTCGAGGTTATCCACCGCTCCCATGACGACCATCGCCGCATTCTCAAGGCGCTGGGCGACAGGGACGGCACGCGGGCGCAGAACCTGATGAGCGAACATGTCATATTCGCCGGCCAGCTGCTCGCCGACCGGCTGGAGGCCGACCCGGAGGCGGCGCTGCGCCAGGCGAGCCAGGCACAGGCCGGACATTTCTGAAAACCCACTGGAGATTGTTGATGAAGCTCTTCTTTTCCTCCGCCTCGCCCTATGTGCGCAAGGTCATGGTCGTCGCTCACGAGAAGGGGGTGGTCGACAAGATCGAACTGCTCGGCTCAGCGGCAAACCCGGTCAATCGCGACCAGACCATCGTTGCCAAGAACCCGTCCGGCAAGGTGCCGACCATGCTGCTGGACGACGGGTCCGCGATCTATGACAGCCGGGTGATCTGCGCCTATGTGGATGCCCAGGCCGCTTCGCCGGTCCTGGTCCCGGCCGAAGGCAACGAGCGCTTTGCGGTGATGACGCTGGAGGCGCTCGCCGACTCGATCCTCGATGCGGCGCTGCTGGCCCGCTACGAGAAGATCATGCGGCCCGAAGCGCTCTATTGGGCCGACTGGCATCGCGGCCAGATGGAGAAGATCGACAGCGGCCTCGATGCGCTGGAGACGACCTGGCTGTCGCACCTGGAAGGACCGCTGTCGATGGGATCGATCGCGGCGGCCTGCACTCTCGGCTATCTCGACTTCCGTTTCCCCGACAAGGATTGGCGCAGCGCCCATCCGGGCATCGCGGCCTGGTTCAAGACGGTCTCGGAGCGCCCGTCGATGAAGGCGACCATGCCGAAGGGCTGATCCCTCTGGCCCGCCGCTGGCGTGGCTGTCCATGGTGATGAAGAAAGGGGCGCGGATCGCAAGGGTCCGCGCCCTTTTTCGTCGGTGCGTAGCGGCCGCTATCTAAAGTGTGCCGGTTGGCGGGGGCGGCAGGCTCAGGTCTTCAAGCTGTCGAGGATCAGCCACAGGCCGGACAGGCCATAGACGGCGGCCAGCGCATAGCGGAAGCCGGTCGAGTTGGCGACCTCCTCGCGTTTCAGCACGCGAGAGGAAAACAGCAGCACATAGGCCGAGAAGATGCACAGGCCCAGGACGAGGCAACCCAGCACGATCACCAGCGGGGCGTACCAGGGCGAACCGGGCCGCACTCCTGCGGTGATGATCAGGATCCAGCCGACGCTCGCCTTGGGGTTGAGGATCTGGATCAGGAAGCCGCGCCGGAAATGGCCGGCAAGCCCCGCGATGCCTTTGGCCTGCGGCGTCTCCGGCCCACCGGCCGGCCCCGTTGACGGTTTCCAGTGGCGGAAGGTCTTCCAGGCCAGCCACACGAGGTAGCCGCCGCCGGCAAGTCCGACCGCCATCATTGCCGCCGGCATGGCGACCAGCACCGACGAGAGGCCGAAGGCGGCGAGCAGGGCCCAGGTCTGTCCGGCGGCCATCACGCCGGCCATGACCGCAAACCCGGACGGACGGCCCTGCCGGATCGCCGTCGTGGCGATCGTCATGTTGCCCAGGCCCGGACTGGCTGCCCCCACGATGTAGATGAGAAACGCCGAGATCATGTTGGCTTCGTCGTAAGTCATGACCGGCAGGGACTTTCGGGACGGAGGGAGGTAGGCGGCGCTTCCTTTACAGGCTCGCCGACAGGTAATGCAAGTTTTGATTGCATGAGTTCATTTGCTCGCGCGGTGGTTCATGTTTGCCGATTTCTCTTCTTGCAGCGTGATGCGCGCGCGCCTCGACGATTAACGTCAAAACACTTCTTTGGAAGCAAGAAGAAATCAATATCGTTACAAATTACAATGATGCTGAATTTTCGTAAATAACAATCCTTCGAGCTCTTTGTAATCGTCTTCATATTTGAAGGGACCCACGTCATATATTTAAAGAATTTCGGCATCAAAAGGCGCGCTGTTAGCCTGATCAAGTGATAAATAGAGTTTTTTCGTCCTAGCGCGATGTATTTTTCGCGAAAAATACTTCGTGCAAAGAGGTCATCCGACGGTCCGTTCCGGCGACTTGCGGGCTGCGATTGGAGGAAGAGTCATGCTGAACAGAGGCGACCAGATCGCTCATCAGATGTTCCAGGAGGCGCAACTGCCAGGGCAGCCGCGCCAGAAGGTCATCGACAGTCCGCACCTGCACAAGATGCAGAGGATGCACTTTTTCCTGTTCGATGTGCTGCCGATTCTCGGCACTGCCTGCGCGATCGTGTTGCTCTTCTTCCATCCGGTCACGTCCGTGGACCTGACGCTCTTCCTCGTCTTCTGGACACTGAGCGGTCTCGGTATCTCGATCGGCTATCACCGCCTTTTCACCCATCGCAGCTTCAAGGCCTCGGCGCCGGTCCGGGCGCTTCTCGGCATCTTCGGTTCGATGGCGGGGCAGGGCGGCGTGATCTCCTGGACGGCGATGCACCGGCGTCACCACGAGCTGGGCGACCAGGAGGGTGATCTGCACTCGCCGAACCTGCACGGCAGTGGTTTTTCAGGGAAGATCAAGGGCTTCATCCACGCGCACTTCACCTGGATGGTGGCGCATCCCTATCCCAACGTCGTCCATTACGCGCCGGACCTGCTCAAGGACCGCGTGATGATCTGGGTGAACCGCCACTACTATACCTGGATCATCCTCGGCCTGCTGATCCCGACCGTCATCGGCGGGCTGGTGAGCCAGTCCTGGATGGGCGCGCTGACGGGCTTCCTATGGGGCGGCATGGTGCGGATGTTCGTGGTCGAGCAGGGCATCTTCGCGCTCAACTCGCTCTGCCACCTGATCGGCCGGCGTCGCTTCGTGACCGACGATCAGAGCACCAACATCAGCTGGCTCGCGCCCTTCATCTTCGGCGAGTCCTGGCACCACAACCACCATGCCTTCCCCGGTTCGGCGTCCTTCGGGCTCGCCTGGTACCGCATCGATCCCGGTTACTGGGTCATCCGCTTGCTCGCTCTTTTCGGTCAGGCCTGGGACATCAAGGTCCCGTCGAAAGAGCAGATCAAGCGCCGGGAAATTCGCAGCGCCTGACCCGACGCACTTGCAGGAAGAGGAGGAGTTCCCATGGATCACGTTCAGATTGCGGAAAAGGTCGACGAGGCCGCCGTATTTGCCTGGCTCAAGACCTACATCTCCAACGTGCTCGGCATGGACCAGGCGTCCATCAAGGGCAGCGACGGCCTCGATTCCCTCGGTCTCGACTCCGCCCTGACCACTGCTCTGGCGATGGACCTGGAAACCTGGCTCGGCGTCGAAAT comes from Stappia sp. 28M-7 and encodes:
- the fahA gene encoding fumarylacetoacetase, with protein sequence MQSSWVPGANSPSGDFPLANLPYGVFSRGGDAPRCGVAIGDHVVDLAALAASGLLGEAAGGWGLDEPGINSFMAAGPKAWAALRARLTDLLAEDGSPDLRDNAALRASALPLMSEVRMHLPFRVTGYTDFYAGRQHAFNSGSILRGPQNALTPNWPHMPIGYNGRVSTVVVSGTPVRRPLGQVRSEGAEMPELTACRRLDIEVEFGAVVALPTQMGETLSVAEAWEHLFGFVLLNDWSARDIQRWEGQPLGPFQSKAFATSISPWVVTRTALEPFRCGPPERDTPLLPYLQEPEDYFFDLTLEAHLTPEGGAPSRIVRTNTRHLYYCAPQLLTHHALCGCRMQTGDLLGSGTISGPEREAFGCLMEQTWGGRDPVELSAGGSRVFLEDGDSVTLTGWGEVNGQRIGFGRCEGTILPAPQKVGRTGQ
- a CDS encoding FAD-dependent oxidoreductase, with translation MTRNDPVLKDAYDLIVVGSGAAGMAAAIAARLAGLEVAIIEKSAHFGGSTAVSGGAIWIPDNPKMRAGGMSDDRQEAFRYIEAETGNRLNADVVHAFLDNGPRMVDFFEKHTALQFDYRAYSPDYHPDTPGAALGGRVLDAKDYDGRRLGRWFAKLRPPIADFTIFGGLLLNRFDIGHFMKMTRSLPSAMHAARLMARHIRDRLTHPRGTRLVLGQAVAGRLAESVLALDIPIFLETPLAGIRRTDGRVDGVDVIHDGATRTLTARRGVVLAAGGFPQNAARRKQVMPHVAAGAPHYSMSPADSTGDTLDLATKVGAAITEGNSNAAFWTPVSLLPGKGGPRPFPHLFLDRAKPGVIAVGPDGKRFANEATSYHDFVQAMLSSGNTSAWLVCDHQALRRYGMGAVRPFPAPFGQHLRSGYLKRGRTAAELARAMNVPEAALAQTIAGFNTDAAEGTDRAFGKGSTAYQTYLGDAENAPNPCLRPLDQAPLYAIEIFPGDIGTSIGLSANGRGEVLATDGTPIPGLYTCGNDMNSIMAGSYPGAGITLGPALTFGYIVGHTAAGLEP
- a CDS encoding SDR family NAD(P)-dependent oxidoreductase, with product MTQNPIAIVTGGGAGIGAAISRVLAENGHQVIVADLAADNAEAVASAIRASGGSARAHALDVTDAAAVARLAEEAGDVRLLVNNAGIFNVKGFFELAPDDFRRMYEVNLVALFDLSQKIAARMQPGGAIVNIASRAMLGARHYAHYVASKAAVAGLTRAMALDLSERKIRVNAVAPGVIETDMLKARSDTDLDGLRAQQPMGQLGAPDDIAHAVAFLGSPQAGFITGQVLLVDGGRSLGGTTSF
- a CDS encoding fumarylacetoacetate hydrolase family protein, which encodes MKLCRFGENRLGVVRGEGVHDVSAVLEDLPSHTYPLPDHDPLIAALDGLRPKMEALADETPAVPLASVRLLPPVASPRKIIGAPVNYRLHLDEALEDPNIHHGTNIMPIDKAGLFLKATSSLIGASEPVTIRFPEVRNDHEVELVAVIGRKADRVSRETALDHVAGYAIGLDMTVRGTQERSMRKSCDSYSVLGPWMVTADEIPDPSDLELELAVNGVTRQKARTADLIRDLATLIERASSFYTLMPGDLLFTGTPEGVSEVKAGDEMRAKISSIGTMTVAVR
- a CDS encoding fumarylacetoacetate hydrolase family protein → MDYIFEPTPVSSLPVAGETGRFPVRRIFCVGRNYADHIREMGFQPEREPPFFFTKPADALVQDGETVAYPPLTENFHHEAELVIAVGKEGADIPVEKALEHVYGYATGNDLTRRDIQIALRDRGRPWDWSKAFDRSAVCGEITPMPGKALPDETRVLLTVNGETRQDATLDLLIWSVPEIIAALSSSVTIRPGDLVYTGTPAGVGAMVPGDVCRVEISGLAPVTTTIGPRG
- a CDS encoding SDR family NAD(P)-dependent oxidoreductase produces the protein MDTNRFSGRLAIVTGAASGIGFAIAERLAAQGATVIAVDRDADGLSRLPEGIETVTADVTDPALPDTLSNALAGRPLAILVNNAGVGGGGRADETSAEDVRRYFEINVLPVFMLSKFAVGEMRRTGGGAIVNIASIYAIVGATGSAGYSTSKAAVDGMTRQMATDFGPENIRVNAVAPGLIETPLTAERIRTETWRKHVFIEQAPLRRVGTPGEVADAVAFLASDEAAFITGATLRVDGGWAVGRYPRPGDVA